From the Solibacillus sp. FSL R5-0449 genome, one window contains:
- a CDS encoding sugar ABC transporter substrate-binding protein: MSNTIFKRLGLLFLVLVLSVVMAACSEDETTSTNADTDTDSGSASTDTDSSGLSGEITVWAHPYTDGSTGEGDMWKTFASDFEAETGVKVNFEQIPWANRDQKILTALAAGQGPDVFYVIPDQMPQYAEQQLILDISQYVTDEELSGFVPTAIEATSWKGKQYGMPILQTAESLIYNKDILTELGVDENSLPTTWDEFKALAEKAKAAGYYAFSYAGGGSLNNTLYPFLWQAGGNVIDEDNNILINKPEAVKSFELINEMYTKGWIPQDSVTALDHDSLYLGGKLLAINGSGISVNRLLDEKPFEFVIAPPLKDAEQLTYGTVGMFVGSAISKNPEAAAEFMKYVTNTENQRTFNNITQYIPTRDEAKDIFDSQQYMAQLAGYTEFAKPGVIHPEGRNIMPLVQAEIQAMLEGKQSPQEAADKAAEAIDKLINK, encoded by the coding sequence ATGAGTAATACAATTTTTAAAAGATTAGGACTGCTCTTTTTAGTATTAGTGCTTTCTGTTGTAATGGCTGCATGCAGCGAAGATGAAACAACATCAACAAATGCGGATACAGATACGGATAGCGGAAGTGCTAGCACAGATACAGACTCTTCAGGATTGTCAGGCGAAATCACAGTTTGGGCGCACCCTTATACAGATGGCTCAACAGGTGAAGGGGATATGTGGAAAACATTTGCATCGGATTTTGAAGCTGAAACAGGGGTAAAAGTAAACTTCGAACAAATTCCATGGGCAAATCGAGACCAAAAAATCTTAACAGCATTAGCTGCTGGTCAAGGTCCGGATGTATTCTATGTAATTCCTGACCAAATGCCACAATACGCAGAACAACAATTAATTTTAGATATATCTCAATACGTTACGGATGAAGAATTAAGCGGTTTTGTACCAACTGCTATCGAAGCAACGAGTTGGAAAGGCAAACAATACGGGATGCCAATTTTACAAACAGCGGAGTCTTTAATTTATAACAAAGACATTTTAACGGAATTAGGCGTAGATGAAAACAGCCTACCGACAACATGGGATGAATTCAAAGCTTTAGCAGAAAAAGCAAAAGCAGCTGGTTATTATGCATTCTCATATGCAGGTGGCGGTTCTTTAAACAACACACTTTATCCGTTTTTATGGCAAGCTGGCGGTAATGTAATTGATGAAGATAACAACATCTTAATTAACAAGCCAGAAGCAGTTAAGTCATTTGAATTAATCAACGAAATGTATACAAAGGGCTGGATTCCGCAAGATTCAGTTACAGCGCTTGATCATGACTCGCTTTACTTGGGCGGGAAATTATTAGCTATAAACGGCTCTGGTATTTCGGTAAACCGTTTATTAGATGAGAAGCCATTTGAGTTTGTTATTGCGCCACCATTAAAAGATGCAGAGCAGTTAACTTACGGTACTGTTGGTATGTTTGTAGGTTCGGCGATTTCTAAAAATCCTGAAGCTGCAGCAGAGTTCATGAAGTACGTTACAAACACAGAAAACCAACGTACATTCAACAACATTACACAATATATCCCGACTCGTGATGAAGCGAAGGATATTTTTGATTCACAACAATATATGGCTCAATTAGCAGGCTACACAGAATTTGCGAAACCAGGTGTGATTCATCCGGAAGGACGTAATATTATGCCTTTAGTTCAAGCAGAGATTCAAGCAATGCTAGAAGGTAAACAATCTCCTCAGGAAGCTGCAGATAAAGCGGCAGAAGCAATTGATAAGTTAATTAACAAATAG
- a CDS encoding DUF624 domain-containing protein codes for MTFWDGFYSFGVKLLKIIYLNFLWLFFSAIGLFIFGIFPATIALFTIVRQFHLDIDKPITKTFWEVYKTEWLRGNGYAGISYIIVLILAIDFYAIYMVDSLSFLLIPTFIIAFLILGTLFFFFPVYVHFDLSFLAMIKQAFLFTITSPFTVILNALSVLLIYGIFNIMPGAIPLFAGSVLSWFVMKFSLRSFSKIEQRKVSEAAT; via the coding sequence ATGACATTTTGGGATGGGTTTTACAGTTTCGGTGTAAAGCTATTAAAAATTATTTACTTAAACTTTCTTTGGCTGTTTTTCTCAGCGATTGGCCTTTTTATTTTCGGTATATTTCCGGCGACAATTGCTTTATTTACAATAGTAAGACAGTTTCACCTTGATATTGATAAGCCAATTACGAAAACATTTTGGGAAGTGTATAAAACCGAGTGGCTTAGAGGAAATGGGTATGCGGGAATTAGTTATATTATCGTGCTGATTTTAGCAATCGACTTTTATGCAATTTATATGGTTGACTCCTTATCTTTCCTTCTCATACCAACTTTTATTATCGCCTTTTTAATTTTAGGGACGTTGTTTTTCTTCTTTCCAGTATATGTACATTTTGACCTGTCGTTTTTGGCAATGATCAAACAAGCTTTTTTATTTACGATCACTTCACCATTCACGGTCATTTTAAATGCGTTAAGTGTTTTATTGATCTATGGCATTTTCAATATTATGCCTGGTGCAATCCCTTTATTTGCCGGGAGTGTACTGAGTTGGTTCGTTATGAAATTCTCTCTGCGTTCCTTCAGTAAAATTGAACAGCGGAAAGTATCGGAGGCTGCAACATGA
- a CDS encoding alpha/beta hydrolase, which yields MMNGLHPELVEPIERKLKNSRTFEELILNRTFVHYSEQNYQLENCLIEEMMLGNLRVVRIQPAHAVQNMPGFIWFHGGGMVFGSPDDSVPYVTDFVHNFQAVVFIPQYRLAPEKPYPAALNDGYTLLEWISEHAGDLNIDRTKIIVSGGSAGGNLALAVALKARDEKGPKIAAVLPLYPMLDAKERPFHKKFTSPAIWNAEKNKKSWHAYLPDNEKIPPYASPFYANVEGLPPVYTFIGTHDIFYEEVCEFLDKLQQSGVQVQFDIYEGCTHGFDLEEIPIARQAKKRLLDMTSKLLK from the coding sequence ATGATGAACGGACTGCATCCTGAACTCGTCGAACCAATTGAACGTAAATTAAAAAATTCTCGTACATTTGAGGAACTGATCCTAAACAGAACTTTTGTCCATTATTCCGAGCAGAACTACCAGCTTGAAAATTGTTTAATCGAAGAAATGATGCTAGGCAATCTACGAGTCGTTCGTATACAGCCGGCACATGCAGTACAAAATATGCCGGGCTTTATTTGGTTTCATGGTGGAGGGATGGTGTTCGGCAGTCCGGATGACAGCGTACCTTATGTAACGGATTTTGTACATAACTTCCAAGCGGTAGTATTCATTCCGCAATACCGCCTCGCTCCTGAAAAGCCTTATCCTGCTGCTTTAAACGACGGCTATACATTATTAGAGTGGATAAGTGAGCATGCAGGTGATTTGAATATAGACCGAACGAAAATTATTGTAAGCGGTGGCAGTGCAGGTGGGAACTTGGCATTGGCCGTTGCTCTAAAAGCACGGGATGAAAAAGGACCAAAAATAGCGGCGGTGTTACCGTTGTATCCGATGCTTGATGCAAAAGAAAGGCCATTCCACAAAAAATTTACTTCACCCGCTATTTGGAATGCCGAAAAAAATAAAAAAAGTTGGCATGCTTATTTACCGGATAATGAAAAGATTCCGCCTTATGCATCGCCTTTTTATGCAAATGTTGAAGGACTTCCACCGGTTTATACGTTTATCGGAACGCATGACATATTTTATGAGGAAGTATGTGAATTTCTAGATAAGCTACAGCAGTCCGGTGTACAAGTCCAATTTGATATTTATGAAGGATGTACACATGGATTCGACTTGGAAGAAATACCAATTGCCCGCCAAGCAAAAAAGCGACTTTTGGACATGACATCGAAATTATTGAAGTAA
- a CDS encoding sugar ABC transporter permease: MTSTTSKQSFSARIKRELNKNLLVYVVLIPVIIHFLIFQIYPFALSFYLTFHDWKIIGDPEFVGLKHWKNLFDDEIAWKAIWNTVKFSIYYIVPTMALGLILAVIINSGVKYSGFFKGLFFLPVVTSFVIIAGIWGWLFRGTEDGFINYLIGFVGIDPQLFLSSSSQALLVLAGLSIFKVAGTTMIYYYAGLQSIDRQLYEAARIDGASPWKIFWKVTFPMLKPIHFYVAITTTIGSFQIFDSAFLLTNGGPNYSTTTIVYYLYHQGFTSLNLSYAAVLSYVLFFIILIIALIQRKYIGKDPNYY, from the coding sequence GTGACCTCTACAACTTCTAAACAATCATTTAGTGCACGAATCAAGAGGGAGTTAAACAAAAATTTATTAGTCTATGTCGTGCTCATTCCAGTAATCATTCATTTTCTTATCTTTCAAATCTATCCATTTGCTTTAAGTTTCTATTTAACGTTTCATGACTGGAAAATTATCGGAGACCCTGAATTTGTCGGGTTAAAACATTGGAAAAATTTATTTGATGATGAAATCGCTTGGAAAGCAATATGGAATACAGTTAAGTTTTCCATCTATTATATAGTTCCGACAATGGCACTTGGTCTAATTTTAGCAGTGATCATTAATTCGGGAGTTAAATATTCAGGATTTTTTAAAGGATTGTTCTTCCTGCCTGTAGTTACATCATTCGTAATTATCGCAGGGATTTGGGGATGGTTATTCCGCGGTACAGAAGATGGTTTTATCAACTATTTAATCGGTTTTGTCGGAATCGATCCACAGCTGTTTTTATCCAGTTCATCGCAGGCGCTTCTTGTCCTGGCAGGATTAAGTATTTTTAAAGTAGCGGGAACGACGATGATTTACTATTATGCGGGATTACAATCCATCGACCGTCAATTGTATGAAGCGGCACGGATTGATGGTGCAAGTCCGTGGAAAATCTTCTGGAAAGTTACATTCCCGATGTTAAAGCCGATCCATTTTTACGTAGCGATTACAACGACAATCGGGTCATTTCAGATTTTCGATTCGGCATTCCTGTTAACGAATGGCGGACCGAACTACTCGACAACGACAATCGTGTATTACTTATATCATCAAGGATTCACAAGCTTGAACTTAAGCTATGCAGCAGTTTTATCATATGTATTGTTCTTTATCATTCTTATTATTGCGTTAATCCAACGTAAATATATTGGGAAAGATCCAAATTATTATTAA